A window of Candidatus Bathyarchaeota archaeon genomic DNA:
GGCTGGTGTGAGGGAGATCACAGGGGTCTATGGGAGGCCACTCCTTGGAACGATAATTAAGCCGAAGATAGGGCTCAGAACCCAGGACCATGCAAAGGTAGCTTACGATGCTTGGATAGGAGGCTGCGACATAGTCAAGGACGATGAGAACCTGAGCAGCCAAAGATTCAATCCCTTCGAGGACAGAGTCATAGAGACTCTGAAGATGAGGGATAAAGCTGAAGGGGAGACTGGTGAGAGGAAAATGTACATGGTGAATGTGACCGCTGAGACTGAGGAGATGTTGAGGAGGGCGAGTTTCGTTGAGGAGCAGGGTGGAGAATATATTATGGTCGATATTCTGACATGTGGATGGTCAGCCCTACAAACCTTGAGGAACAGGGATCTCAACCTGGTGATTCATGCACATAGGGCTGGGCATGCGGCGTTCACTAGGAACCCAAAGCATGGAATATCTATGAATGTCATAGCGAAGATCGTTAGGATAATAGGTTTAGACCAGTTGCATGTAGGTGCAGCCTTCGGCAAGATGTCTGAGGGTGAGGGTGAAGTTAAGCGGAACTGTGAGGTGTTGAGGGGTGACCTCTACGGTTTAAAGGAGGTTATGCCGGTTGCGTCGGGAGGTCTCCATCCCAGAACTGTGCCGCCTCTCATCGAAAATTTCGGCCTAGATATTGTCATTCAGGCTGGTGGGGGGATACATGGACATCCCGGAGGGACTATTTCAGGAGCCAAGGCTATGAGGCAGGCTATAGAGGCATCAGTCAAAGGTGTAAGCCTTGATGATTATGCGGGTTCACATCCTGAACTCGATCAAGCATTGAAGTTGTGGCTTTAACCTGCATATTCACCTATCAAGCATGAATCTGTCGGGTTGAGGTTTATAGTCCTTGATGCAACTAAGGGTCATCTCCATACTGTGGCCTACAAGCATGATAGGTGAATCTTTCAAGCTTGAATATGCACTCTCAAGTTTGCCAGCCTTCTCTGAATAGATTGTGAACAATTTATCGCCTTTACTCACCTTCTCTCCAAGTTTCTTATGCAGCAGGACACCTGCACCCTTATCTTTCGGTGAGCCGGCCAACCTAGCAATCTCAACGAGTCTAGGCATATCGATCCAGAGGAGGATTCCATGATTCTCAGCCTCTATGTCAAGAGTGTATTGGCCAACTGGAATGTCTTCAGGCTTGATATTTGGGTTGCCGCCTTGCTCGGCGATTATCTCCCTCATCTTCCGCTCAGCCCTACCAGACTTCAGAACATCCATGGCCTTAGCCTCACCGTCGTGGATTCCAGCCATTTCAAGTAGCATTCCAGCGATATCGGTTGCCTTGTCTACCAGGTCCCTGTCAAGCCTAATGTTAGTCAGGTTCTCTAGGGCCTCTCTAGCCTCGAGGGCTGGTCCTATGGCGTGGCCTACAGGTTGGCCTCCATATGTTATTGCACATTGCACATTCATCTCCAGCCTCCTCCCGAGCTCTATGAAGTCTTGTGCAAGGAGCTGGGCTTCAACCATCGTCTTGACCTTGACCTCAGCCCCTGTAGGTATATCGATCACTACAAACTTGGATCCTACAGCTTTCTTCTTACTCATTATTGACGGCAGCAGTAGTGGGTCTATCGAGAGGGGGAACTCAATGTTGACGAAGATGTCGTCTGCGGGGGCGAGATGTAAGGCGCCACCCCATACTATGCAGCCGTCAGTCTTCTCTAAGACTCTTCTCATCTCCTCCAGACCCAGGTTCACAGGCATATATACTTCGGCCCTGTCAGCCGTTCCTGCCGCTGAGGTTATTGCCCTGGAGGAGCATTTTGGGATTGTTAAACCGCATGAGGCGACTATTGGAACCACCAGAAGAGTTGTCTTATCCCCTGGAACACCTCCAATTGAGTGTTTGTCAACGATGATTTTTTTGTCGAGTTGCAGGGTCTGGCCTGACTCAACCATAGCGATTGAGAGACTTGTAGCCTCGTCCATGTCTAGGGCGAAATGTTGTAAGGAGGTAACGAAGGATGTTAATTCAACGTCACTCAACAAGCCGTTGACAACGTCTCTTATGATCTCTTTTATCTCGTTATGTGTGAGTTTCCTTCCCTTTAGCCTCTTCTTGATATGGTTGAGGGAGTTTGGTGGGTTTGAGAGTTCAACATCGATTATGTCGCCCTCAACCAGTTGGAGGCGTTGCTGAACATCCAGACATACTCCTACATTTCCTCTATGGAACATTCTGGTTGTGGTGTTTACGATGGCTGTCGTCTCTAAACCGTTCTTTCTCAGCTTGACCCTGCTCAGACTCCTGACACCTAGCTCCTCAGCGTCGTCTATGTTCATGATTATCAGTAGTTTCCCGCCTGCGTCCAGATGTGTAAGCCTAACCTTCAACCTCACCTTGAAAGCCTCCGCACATGTTTACTGTTGATCCTCAGTTATCTTGTAGGTCTGATACTTTAATAGCTCATCTGGCTGGATTGAGCCGAATAGTTCATGGATAACCATTATGGCGCCTTGAGGGGGGATTATGCCTCTCTCGGTAACTATGAGGTCTACATATTCAGGTGGTGTTACATCGAAGGCTGGGTTCCTGACTCTTATCTTCGGGTATTTTCGGATGAAGTTTTTCGAAACAACCTCAGTCGCATCCCTCTCCTCAACGGTTACGAGTTCACCCATGACTGTTTCTGGGCTGAACTTGTAGGTTTCACTTGCAACCATGAATTGTGTTCTGGCTTCATGGGCCAGGGTCGCTATGGTTGAGGTCCCTATTTTATTCACAACCGCTCCGTTGGCTGCGATAGCGTCGGCTCCGACGACTACCTTGTCGACATCATTCATGAAGTATCTCGCCGCTGAGTCGACTATTAAGGTTATAGGGATACCTAGCCTGGAGAGTATGGTTGCAGTCTCTCTTCCCTGATATCTAGGTCTTGTCTCCGTGACGTACACACTGAACCTTCTACCGTTCATCCAAGCTCTTCTCATAACCTCGACGGCCGCAGCGCTGTGGCAGTGTGTCAAGAGGACATCACCGTCTCTTATACGTCTAGAACCTATCTCACCTATCCGCTCGACAGCCTTCATTGACTCCTCGATGAATTCATCGGCGGCAGTCAACGCGACAGATCTTATTCTCTCAAGGTCCATGCTACCCATACTGGCCATATTGACTCTATGCATCACATACCTTACACCGTTAGCCAAGGAGACGGCGGTGGGTCTGGTTGATAGAAGTCTCTTGGCAGCATCTTCAAGCTCAACCAAGAGGGTCTTCCCGTCCTTCGCCCTAGAATGTTTAGCGACCATTCTTATCGCTGAGACCGCATGTCTAGCTATATTCCCTGCACCTCTAACACGCATACTCTCAATATCTGAAGTTGCCTTCTCCAAAAATTTCGAGATGTTCAAACAAACCACTACAAAAGATATGTTGTCGATAGCCAATAACTGTTTACTTCCAGTTTCAAAGAAATGTTTCTGTAAAGTTCTCATCCCTGTTTAACACGCTTTCAGAATACGAGTACTAGGAAAATAATGATGTTTCAGGGTTATTGCGGGTCGTCTGAGGCTCATTAGTTCCCATATCCTCGGCATCATCTTTTTTGTTTCAAATGGAGGAACCTCTCTGGGTGATGATGATAATGAATATTGAGGGAAAAATTCTAAATTAAAGGTTAAATTGGCTTTCCAAGAAAAAATAATATAATGTAGTTTTCATATGGTTCTATGGAGATAACATATCTAAAGTAGATGAAAGGGGAGAATTACATATCAATTCTATTGAAACCATAGTTGAGATGGATATTGTTGCAGCCACAGTTATGAAAAAGCTCAATCTAAAATCTATCTTCGACGTGTACTACGCGGCTACAGCGCTACACGCTGTCCCCGGCCACACAATAATCTAAACCGGCGATACATTAAACAAAGTGATAGGTATAAAGAGAGTAGACCGAGAAGCCTGTAGGCGACATTCACCCAATGGAGATTAACTTCTAAGCATAAACCTAAGATTCGTCGTCTACTAAATTCAATCAGTAGGTCTGTTATCGTTCTAGCGCTCTAACCACACTGTTTCACTTAATTTTTTGGGGGCATACTGTCTGATTTACGGAATGCTCAAATTAGAGTGTGACGATACCCAGGTGTCGTTACCTCTGACTTTTCTAATCAAGATTGTAGAATTGCTTTAAGATCATATTTTGACTTCGCTTAGATGGATGGTCTTGACGAAGTCTTCGCCCGCAATCATCTGACTCTCGTCAGCAGTCAATAACGCGGTCTTCAGTTCTTCAGCTGCTTGTAGGTAGGTGGCGTCATAGAAAGTTATCTTCTTCAGTCTAGCGATCTCCATGGCTCGTCTTGCTCTCACCATGTCAGGCATAAGCAACTGCAGGCCTATTCGGATGAGTGATGTGATAGCGTCGCTGGCGTCCTCCTCCCTGAGCTGCCTGTTCCTCCATATGGAGTTCCCAACTTCATAGATGATATGAATCGGTGCAGCCAGTTCCAATGCGCCTGAAACAAACGCATCCTTCACTTCAACAGCCTTGTCTGAAAACTTCTCGATATTAAACCATTTGGATACCACACTCGCATCTACAACAAGTCTCATATTCTCTCTCTATCCTCCCTTATTGATTTGGCTGCATCATATGCACCATCCTTTGTCTTCATGCGGATCTCGTCTATCTTCCTTGATGCCTCGGTCATCTCGTGCTCCTTTATTCTACGCGCGATCATGCGGCGAAGGTAGTCTGACCAATTTTCTTGCACTCTGCTCATTCTTTCTTTGAGATCCTTTGGAATGCGTATGCTAATGACTGACAAAGCTGATCGACAGAAGTGTAATCTCTCTGTCATATAAGATTATCTACATAAATGTATACGAATGTGTTAGACTGATCATCACGAAATTTCTTATGAGCTAGATGAGTAGCAGCCTATAGGTGGATATTGGAGGTTTTCTCTCGACATCCTAACAACATAGTCCATGAGAAACACACCATGCCGATATTTCTTATACATTCAAATACCCGGCGACCCCTTAAAATAGTCTTCCTCATAAAATGAATTGGAATACAACTTTCGTTAGGCCTTTGAAAAGATTATTTGGAAGCCGAAAGATTAATTGCTGTCCCAGATAATGCTAGAGCAGGTTGAGTACCAGAAGAGAAACCTATCTTATTCTCGGCCTATTCCTAATGGGTTTCACAGGATCAATATTTCAGATACTCATAGTGAGGGAGCTCATAGTAACATTCTACGGTAACGAGCTCTCTCTGAGCCTGATCTTCCTCAATTGGATGGTAATGGTTGCTTTTGGAAGCATCATATCGACAAGAATGGTTAAAGGAAAAAGTAGAAACCATTTCGCTATCGCTCAGATTCTCATCTCAATACTCATACCGATACAGATTCTCTTTGCGAGGGGATTGAGGAGTCTTTTAGGTGTTGAGGAGGGGATTGTCTTATGGATCATTCCAACCTTCTACTCTTCACTCCTAACAATCGCACCCATCTCCATACTGGTTGGATCACAGTTCATATTGGGATGCAAATTATATGCTGGAGATGGTGGCGTCTCTATAGGTAAGGTGTACCTATATGAAGCCTCTGGAGCCGCCGCTGGAGGATTCACATTCGCCTATATCCTAGTACATTACACCAATCCTCTAGAGGCCGCATCGTATCTGGCCATCCTGAACCTGCTCTCAGCACTCCTAATCCAAGGTCCAGCAAGGAAGAGTATACTAGGCATTTTGACAGTCATACTCTTGACCATCAACGTATACGCTCTCTCCTCCGGATACTCGAGCAGGTTGCATGAAATCTCAACAGGCTGGCGGTGGATGGGTTACAACATAATTGATAGTCAAGACTCAATATATGGAAATATAGCGGTGACCGAGATCGAGGGGCAATACAACTTCTTCAATAATGGGCTACTCATGTTCACATCTCCAGACCCAGATATAGTCTCTGTTGAGGAGGCAATACATTTCCCAATGTTGATCCACCCAACACCCCGGAGGGTCCTCATCATAGGTGGAGGAGTTGGGGGCCTGATAAATGAGGCCCTCAAGCATCCAGTCGAAGAAATACGCTATGTGGAGCCTGACCCACTCATAATTCAAATCGCTGAAAGATATGAATCATCGAAGGCCCACCGTGATCCCAAGGTCAAGGTTGAGCATGTCGACGCAAGACTCTTTGTAAAAGAGTCGGAGGGAGGTTTCGACATCATTGTAATGAGGTTACCACCACCATCAACATTGCAGTTGAACAGATTCTATACTGAAGAGTTCTTCAAGGAGGTACATAGATTGATGGGAAGGAGCGGCGTATTCTCATTGACCCTCCCATCATCAGAGGCCTATATGAGTAGGGAGATGAAGAGACATAACGACTGCATCCACAAAACCGTCGGAAGGGTATTTGCATCATCGATAGCGATTCACGGAGACCAAACTGTCTACCTAGCCTCACCGGTCAACATCTCATACGACACCCACATCTTGACCGATAGATTTAGAATGAGAGCCTTGGATACTAGACTTCTAAACGAGAATTACATCAAGTATAAACAGAATCTGGTCACGTCGATCATCGACCTAAATGAAGACCTTAAGGTCAACAATGACATGAAACCCATCGCATGCTACTATAACATACTCCTATGGAACGTCATGTATTATCCTGAGCTGGGAAGCCTCTTCGAAGCAATCTCAGAGCGAACCCTCTGGCTGGCGGTCATAGGCCTCTCAACTTTACTGGTATTTATCTCAACAGGCAGAAGGGGCAGGTTCACTGAGACAGCAGTGTCCGCAGCTGTCCTGACCACAGGATTCGCAGGCATGACTCTTAACATAACTTTGATCTACGCCTTCCAATCGCTATACGGCTACATTTACCATGCAATAGCCATCCTCACAACATCATTCAACTTAGGTCTGGTCTTAGGAGCATCAACCATGAACAGGCTGTTGAAGATGCTGAAGAAACCCATACACACTCTGGCAAAATTGGAGTCGATGATCTGCATATACTCAATCATAATCCTATTCACACTCATCGTACTGTTTCAAACATCACATAGATATGCCGTCATAGTCTTCCCGATCCTGAACGTTATGACAGGTCTCATTGTCGGAGTAGAGTTTCCATTAGCCAGTGCTGTATCTTTAGATCTCAGGGGAAGCAGGTTAGAGAGGGTTGCAGGAAGACTCTATGCATCAGACCTCTTAGGCGCATGTCTAGGCACGGTCTTGGCAGGCGTATTCCTGATACCCGTTCTGGGAATCCAGCAGACATGCATTGGGATATTCGTCCTCAACCTTACAAGTTTAGCCCTTATACTCTCTGTGAAAAACTGATCTAAAAAAAGGTCAAACGACAGTAAGGTTAAGAAATCCTCCGCCTATCCGCCCCATATTCCTGGTATTTTGTGTCCGCAGTTTCTGCATCTTCCGTCTCTGATATTTACTTGGTGTACTGTGAAGTGGGTTCTCTTGATTATGGTTTCTCCGCATCTGGGGCATCTTGTGCTGTTTGCTTCATGTCCTGGGACGTTTCCTATTGTGACATATTCTATTCCAGTCTGTAATGCTATCTCCCTTGCTTTCTCCAGGGTTTTTACCGGTGTCGGTGGTAGGTTTGTGAGTTTGTATGCTGGTTGGAACCTGTTGAAGTGTATTGGAACCTCTACACCTAGATTATCTCGTATCCATATGCACATCTCTCTTATGTTCTCCATGTTGTCGTTCAATGTTGGGATGATGAGGTTCACTATCTCCATCCATACACCTTCATTGTGGATGGTTTTCAAAGTCTCTAGGACAGGGGTCAACTCTGAGAATGATGTTGAACGGTAAAACTCAGCTGTGAAAGCCTTCAAATCAACAGCAACAGCATCAATATGTGTAAGCAGTATTCTAAGAGGCTTCTCATTCATGGAGGCGTTTGTGTGGAATATTGTCTTTAACCCTCTCTCCCTAGCTAACTTCGCGGTATTGTACATATATTCATAGAAGACTGTGGGCTCATTATACGTGAAGGATATGGCGGCGACATGATTCTCCAGAGCTGACTCAACAGCCTTCTCAGGCGGTAAGTCGACGTATCCGGTCTCCTCAATGGTTCTGGTTGAAATCTCCCAGTTGTGGCAGAATGTACATTTGAAGTTACATCCGGCTGTTCCTATGCATAGGATCCGGCTTCCGGGTAAGACGTGGAATTGAGGCTCCTTCTCTATGGGGTCGACTTGAACGGCGCATGGCTTACCATAGACCAAGGTTTCTAGCTGCCCATCAATATTCAACCTGTTGCCGCAGAAACCCCTCGCCCCAGGTAGGATGACGCAATGTCTGAAACATAGTTCGCACTGCACCTTGCCACTGGAAAGCGTCCGGTAGAACATAGCCTCATAAGGTTCGGTTTGGCTTAAGTTTGAGGTTTGACTCCTTTTAGACTGTATGTTGCGGAGACTTAGAAATCCCAAGCCCAAGGCTGCCCCACATCCTAGGGCGAGTTTAAAGAAAATTCTCCTCGAATGATCCATTTTCAACTCTTTGTATCGTCCTGTATGAGAAAAAGTTTGTCTCATCCAAACTTTTGACAACTATGCCTTCTCGTCTCTGCCTTGAGCTCTTCTGATTATGAGTATGGGGCCGTCCTTTCCTATAACAAGAGCCTTCTCTCCAGCACCGACTCTTTCGGTAGCCCGTGCCTTCCAGTATTCACCCATATATCTTACGAAGCCCGTCTTCCCATTCTCTATATCTTCGGTTGCATAGACTTCTATACCTATCAACCCTCCCATGACAGGTTTCCTCCTCCGAGCCTGCAATATCTTATAGATCATGATGAGGGTGAATATGCCTAGAACGGTTAAGACTCCTAGAGCGATCGACATGAATTGGCTGTACCATTCTGGAGCTATAAGCCATTTTGGGGATGTGTAGGGGAGGAGTAGGAGCCCGCCGAGAATCAGGCAGAATATGCCTGCGCCGCCTAATATGCCGAACCCTGCCGTGTATGCTTCAGCTATCATCAGTAAAGCTCCGAGGCCCAAGATCAGTAGCCCACCGAGATTCAGGTCGAATCCCAGGCCTATCAGTCCGGTGAGGAGGGCCACCGCACCAATAACTTCCCCTCCATATCCAGGAGTTGCCAAGCCGAATATCAACGCGTATAGGCCCAAAGCAAAGAGTAGGTATGCAAGGATAGGGTTTGAGATCGCTGTTAAGATACTGACTCTGAGGCTTGGAGAATAGTCTACAATAGATGCAAACCTAGTCTTTAAGGTTGATTGACCTCCGGCGGTAGACACCACCCTACCATCTATGAGGCGGAGGAGATCATTCAGGTCTGACGCTAAGACATCTACCACATTGAGTCTATGCGCATCCTCACTGTTCAGGTTGAGGTTCTCCTCGACGAATAGCCTCGCAGCGGTCTCGTTCCTATTATGCATTCTGGCTCTTTCAACGATGAATGTTGAGACGGCGTTCAAGACCTTCTTTTCGGTGACAGGCTCTGATCCTCCAAGGGGCGAGTAGCTTACAGGCTGGGCTGACCCCATGATAGTGTGGGGGGCCATAGCTGCGATGTGGGAGCCTATAAGTATTATAGTTCCTGCAGACCAAGCCTTAGCACCGATTGGATAAACAAATGATATGACTGGTATCCTTGAGCGTTCAATAGCCTCAACGATCCTCATGGTTGCGTCGAGCTGTCCACCGGGAGTATCGAGAATTATGATTATGGCCTCGGCTTGGAGGTCTATGCCAAACTTCAGAGCCTCCTCCACCTTCTCGGAAGTCGCCGAAGTTATCAGGCCTTTAACTTCGACGACGACAACTCGACCTGTTGCAGGTTGCATTTGAGCCCAAGCTACGGTGATGAGAATATTGCAGAGAAGGGCCTGTACGAGCACGAATGATCTTCTGTTCATTCCACCTACTTTCTCTCTTGCAAGGCTTTAACCATGGATGCAATCTTACCTATATCTTCAGCAGCTGTTGAAGTAACCACTACCATATTCTTCTCTCTTGCGATCTCCGTCAATGTCTGGAGCTCCCTCAACCTTAGGGCTCCTGGGGTTGTATACTTCTCAGCGGCCGCAGCTATCTTCTCAGCTGCAAGATATTCCCCCTCAGCAACGATTATTCTGGCCCTCCTCTCCCTCTCAGCCTCAGCCTGCTTCGCTATCGCCCTCAACATAGTCTCGTCTATACTTACATCTTTGATCGCTACAGCGGTGACTTTCACACCCCAAGGATCAGTGTAAGTATCAAGTATCTCACCTATCTTCTTACTTAGCTCCTCCCTCTTGGTCAAAAGGTCGTCCAAATCAACCTGGCCTAGAACATCTCTCAAAGTTGTCTGGGCTAGAAGATTCGTAGCCTGCAAGTAATTCTCAACCTGCAAGACTGCTTTAGCAGGATCGAAGACCCTATAATATACGGCAGCGTCAACATCCACGCTTACATTATCCTTAGTGACAACTCTCTGTTTCGGAATATCGAATGCGACGATCCTCAAGTCGATCTTTATGAATCTGTCAGCAATAGGGACTATGAAGAATAGGCCTGGACCCTTGGCACCAATAAACCTCCCCAGCCTAAAGACCACACCCCTCTCATACTCACGCACAACCTTGATCGATGCGGACAGTATCCATAAAACAATTATTATCAAAATGAAATAACCTAAAAGGTCTAG
This region includes:
- the rbcL gene encoding type III ribulose-bisphosphate carboxylase encodes the protein MYKDFVNLNYSPRDDDLICEFTVEPEGVSLEEAAGAVAAESSIGTWTELSTMRTYVTDLHATVFMMEGGRIKVAYPIDLFESGNMPNILSSIAGNVFGLKTLKGLRLEDINIPRRLVKNFKGPKYGVAGVREITGVYGRPLLGTIIKPKIGLRTQDHAKVAYDAWIGGCDIVKDDENLSSQRFNPFEDRVIETLKMRDKAEGETGERKMYMVNVTAETEEMLRRASFVEEQGGEYIMVDILTCGWSALQTLRNRDLNLVIHAHRAGHAAFTRNPKHGISMNVIAKIVRIIGLDQLHVGAAFGKMSEGEGEVKRNCEVLRGDLYGLKEVMPVASGGLHPRTVPPLIENFGLDIVIQAGGGIHGHPGGTISGAKAMRQAIEASVKGVSLDDYAGSHPELDQALKLWL
- a CDS encoding AMP phosphorylase, whose product is MRLKVRLTHLDAGGKLLIIMNIDDAEELGVRSLSRVKLRKNGLETTAIVNTTTRMFHRGNVGVCLDVQQRLQLVEGDIIDVELSNPPNSLNHIKKRLKGRKLTHNEIKEIIRDVVNGLLSDVELTSFVTSLQHFALDMDEATSLSIAMVESGQTLQLDKKIIVDKHSIGGVPGDKTTLLVVPIVASCGLTIPKCSSRAITSAAGTADRAEVYMPVNLGLEEMRRVLEKTDGCIVWGGALHLAPADDIFVNIEFPLSIDPLLLPSIMSKKKAVGSKFVVIDIPTGAEVKVKTMVEAQLLAQDFIELGRRLEMNVQCAITYGGQPVGHAIGPALEAREALENLTNIRLDRDLVDKATDIAGMLLEMAGIHDGEAKAMDVLKSGRAERKMREIIAEQGGNPNIKPEDIPVGQYTLDIEAENHGILLWIDMPRLVEIARLAGSPKDKGAGVLLHKKLGEKVSKGDKLFTIYSEKAGKLESAYSSLKDSPIMLVGHSMEMTLSCIKDYKPQPDRFMLDR
- a CDS encoding ribose 1,5-bisphosphate isomerase; amino-acid sequence: MRTLQKHFFETGSKQLLAIDNISFVVVCLNISKFLEKATSDIESMRVRGAGNIARHAVSAIRMVAKHSRAKDGKTLLVELEDAAKRLLSTRPTAVSLANGVRYVMHRVNMASMGSMDLERIRSVALTAADEFIEESMKAVERIGEIGSRRIRDGDVLLTHCHSAAAVEVMRRAWMNGRRFSVYVTETRPRYQGRETATILSRLGIPITLIVDSAARYFMNDVDKVVVGADAIAANGAVVNKIGTSTIATLAHEARTQFMVASETYKFSPETVMGELVTVEERDATEVVSKNFIRKYPKIRVRNPAFDVTPPEYVDLIVTERGIIPPQGAIMVIHELFGSIQPDELLKYQTYKITEDQQ
- a CDS encoding type II toxin-antitoxin system VapC family toxin, translating into MRLVVDASVVSKWFNIEKFSDKAVEVKDAFVSGALELAAPIHIIYEVGNSIWRNRQLREEDASDAITSLIRIGLQLLMPDMVRARRAMEIARLKKITFYDATYLQAAEELKTALLTADESQMIAGEDFVKTIHLSEVKI
- the amrS gene encoding AmmeMemoRadiSam system radical SAM enzyme, with product MDHSRRIFFKLALGCGAALGLGFLSLRNIQSKRSQTSNLSQTEPYEAMFYRTLSSGKVQCELCFRHCVILPGARGFCGNRLNIDGQLETLVYGKPCAVQVDPIEKEPQFHVLPGSRILCIGTAGCNFKCTFCHNWEISTRTIEETGYVDLPPEKAVESALENHVAAISFTYNEPTVFYEYMYNTAKLARERGLKTIFHTNASMNEKPLRILLTHIDAVAVDLKAFTAEFYRSTSFSELTPVLETLKTIHNEGVWMEIVNLIIPTLNDNMENIREMCIWIRDNLGVEVPIHFNRFQPAYKLTNLPPTPVKTLEKAREIALQTGIEYVTIGNVPGHEANSTRCPRCGETIIKRTHFTVHQVNIRDGRCRNCGHKIPGIWGG
- a CDS encoding nodulation protein NfeD, coding for MNRRSFVLVQALLCNILITVAWAQMQPATGRVVVVEVKGLITSATSEKVEEALKFGIDLQAEAIIIILDTPGGQLDATMRIVEAIERSRIPVISFVYPIGAKAWSAGTIILIGSHIAAMAPHTIMGSAQPVSYSPLGGSEPVTEKKVLNAVSTFIVERARMHNRNETAARLFVEENLNLNSEDAHRLNVVDVLASDLNDLLRLIDGRVVSTAGGQSTLKTRFASIVDYSPSLRVSILTAISNPILAYLLFALGLYALIFGLATPGYGGEVIGAVALLTGLIGLGFDLNLGGLLILGLGALLMIAEAYTAGFGILGGAGIFCLILGGLLLLPYTSPKWLIAPEWYSQFMSIALGVLTVLGIFTLIMIYKILQARRRKPVMGGLIGIEVYATEDIENGKTGFVRYMGEYWKARATERVGAGEKALVIGKDGPILIIRRAQGRDEKA
- a CDS encoding slipin family protein, which gives rise to MLDLLGYFILIIIVLWILSASIKVVREYERGVVFRLGRFIGAKGPGLFFIVPIADRFIKIDLRIVAFDIPKQRVVTKDNVSVDVDAAVYYRVFDPAKAVLQVENYLQATNLLAQTTLRDVLGQVDLDDLLTKREELSKKIGEILDTYTDPWGVKVTAVAIKDVSIDETMLRAIAKQAEAERERRARIIVAEGEYLAAEKIAAAAEKYTTPGALRLRELQTLTEIAREKNMVVVTSTAAEDIGKIASMVKALQERK